The following proteins come from a genomic window of Synechococcus sp. NB0720_010:
- a CDS encoding NAD(P)H-quinone oxidoreductase subunit N encodes MAAAETVSTAAAPLVSGITSLQLNAGAIAPEGAVLLAMLACLLVDLAGEKAAARWVPLFSYLGLGSALVLLALQWDAAPLEPSFLGSFLADNLAIAFRAVVAASTLVSLLISWRYVERAGTPVGEYASILLAATLGAMLLCGSTDLVSIFVSLETLSVASYLLSGYMKRDARSSEAALKYLLVGSAAAAVFLYGASLLYGLTGGSTSLEAVGIALQTSASPVAALALVFVLATVAFKIAAVPFHQWTPDVYEGSPTPVVAFLSVGSKAAGFALALRILVGCFEPFEAQWKLLFTVLAILSMVLGNVVALAQTSMKRMLAYSSIGQAGFVMIGLVCGTEDGYAAMVLYMAAYLFMNLGAFACIILFSLRTGSDRISDYAGLYQKDPLITLGLSLCLLSLGGIPPMLGFFGKIYLFFAGWADHQYLLVVVGLLTSVVSIYYYISVIKMMVVKEPQEASEVVKAYPDLNWNLAGLQPLRAALVSCVVVTAVGGILSNPLFTWASGAVSGTPMLQKALASAAGLPVG; translated from the coding sequence CTGGCTGCCGCCGAGACCGTTTCCACTGCGGCTGCTCCCCTGGTGAGTGGCATCACATCGCTGCAGCTCAATGCAGGAGCCATTGCACCGGAGGGTGCAGTCCTGCTCGCGATGCTGGCCTGCCTGCTGGTGGACCTAGCGGGGGAAAAAGCAGCTGCACGTTGGGTCCCCCTCTTTTCCTATCTCGGACTGGGCAGCGCCCTGGTCCTGCTCGCCCTGCAATGGGACGCAGCACCGCTTGAACCCTCCTTCCTCGGCTCTTTCCTGGCCGACAACCTCGCCATTGCCTTTCGCGCAGTGGTCGCCGCCTCGACCCTGGTCTCCCTCTTAATCAGCTGGCGCTACGTCGAGCGGGCCGGCACCCCCGTTGGTGAATACGCCTCGATCCTCTTGGCCGCCACCCTTGGCGCGATGCTGCTTTGCGGGTCCACAGACCTGGTCAGCATCTTTGTGTCCCTCGAGACCCTCTCGGTCGCGAGCTATCTGCTGTCGGGCTACATGAAGCGCGATGCCCGCAGCTCCGAAGCCGCACTGAAATATCTGCTGGTGGGGTCCGCCGCTGCTGCGGTGTTTCTCTATGGCGCCTCCCTGCTCTACGGCTTGACGGGCGGCAGCACCAGCCTGGAAGCCGTCGGCATTGCACTGCAAACCAGCGCTTCGCCGGTGGCAGCCCTGGCCTTGGTGTTCGTTCTGGCCACCGTCGCGTTCAAGATCGCAGCGGTGCCCTTCCACCAGTGGACCCCTGACGTCTATGAAGGCTCGCCCACCCCAGTGGTGGCCTTTCTCTCGGTCGGCTCCAAAGCCGCTGGCTTTGCCCTGGCCCTGAGGATCCTGGTGGGTTGCTTTGAGCCCTTCGAGGCCCAGTGGAAGCTTCTCTTCACCGTCTTGGCCATCTTGAGCATGGTCCTGGGCAACGTCGTCGCCCTGGCCCAGACCTCGATGAAGCGGATGCTGGCCTACAGCTCCATTGGTCAGGCCGGCTTCGTGATGATCGGCCTGGTCTGCGGAACCGAAGACGGTTACGCGGCAATGGTTCTCTACATGGCCGCCTACCTGTTCATGAACCTGGGGGCCTTCGCTTGCATCATCCTGTTCTCCCTGCGCACGGGCAGTGATCGCATCAGCGACTACGCCGGTCTCTACCAGAAGGATCCACTGATCACCCTGGGCCTGAGCCTCTGCCTGCTCTCCCTCGGTGGCATCCCTCCGATGCTGGGCTTCTTCGGCAAGATCTATCTCTTCTTCGCCGGTTGGGCAGACCACCAGTACCTGCTGGTCGTGGTCGGCCTACTGACCTCCGTGGTCTCGATTTACTACTACATCTCGGTGATCAAGATGATGGTGGTCAAGGAGCCCCAAGAGGCCTCTGAGGTGGTCAAGGCCTACCCAGACCTCAACTGGAACCTTGCTGGACTGCAGCCCCTTCGGGCCGCCCTGGTGTCCTGTGTCGTGGTCACGGCCGTTGGCGGCATCCTGTCCAACCCGCTGTTCACCTGGGCCAGTGGTGCGGTCTCCGGCACCCCGATGCTTCAGAAAGCCCTCGCTTCGGCCGCGGGCCTGCCTGTGGGTTGA
- a CDS encoding ABC transporter ATP-binding protein, producing the protein MASGTGPVVAELEHIRKTYGSGDTTVIALDDLTMSVRRGEYVAVMGTSGSGKSTAMNILGCLDRPTSGSYRLNGTAVEQLSDDQLADLRNRELGFVFQQFHLLQELTALENVMLPMVYAGVPAEEREQRGIRALERIGLGERLYNKPNQLSGGQQQRVALARAIINQPNLLLADEPTGALDSRTTSEVLDLFDELHQREGVTILLVTHEHEVAARAQRVVHFHDGRLVSAGAGSQP; encoded by the coding sequence ATGGCAAGCGGCACCGGGCCCGTCGTTGCCGAACTCGAGCACATTCGCAAGACCTACGGCAGCGGTGACACCACAGTCATTGCCCTCGATGACCTGACCATGAGCGTGCGACGCGGTGAGTACGTCGCCGTCATGGGCACCTCGGGCTCAGGCAAGAGCACCGCAATGAACATCCTGGGCTGCCTCGATCGGCCCACCAGCGGAAGCTATCGCCTCAACGGCACCGCCGTTGAGCAACTCTCCGACGATCAACTCGCCGACCTCAGAAACCGCGAACTGGGCTTTGTCTTCCAGCAATTTCACCTGCTCCAGGAGCTGACGGCCCTAGAGAACGTGATGTTGCCCATGGTCTATGCGGGCGTTCCGGCTGAGGAGCGTGAGCAGCGGGGAATCCGTGCCCTTGAGCGCATCGGCCTTGGAGAGCGCCTCTACAACAAACCCAACCAGCTCTCCGGCGGACAACAGCAGCGTGTCGCCCTCGCCAGGGCGATCATCAACCAACCCAACCTGCTGCTGGCGGACGAACCCACCGGGGCCCTCGATTCCCGCACCACCTCCGAGGTCCTGGATCTGTTTGATGAACTGCACCAGCGGGAGGGGGTGACCATCCTGCTGGTGACCCACGAACACGAGGTGGCGGCGCGGGCCCAGCGGGTCGTGCACTTCCACGATGGACGTCTGGTGAGTGCAGGCGCTGGATCCCAGCCCTAG
- a CDS encoding M23 family metallopeptidase, which produces MRPPRLRWLLLTPVLLAGPVASEPSGPLEPPPLPAQQAPLRPSLPQLQALPPPKRFDQSLDALVRQGIVTPSERRALRGGGGELRPLDVGAFQQACRSGALSARECSGGIALRWGLRREGSRRPPLSVPVSALLGGRFDLAKVFRVTPRPAPVAGNGNRRLLLPIIGSAFKSSGFGWRLHPLLGGWRLHAGDDLAAPEGTPVVAALAGRVVSSGLAGGYGLAVEVEHQRPRRRSLYGHLSELYVRAGDRVLQGEVLGRVGSTGLSTGPHLHFELRQPVSGGWVAVDPGEFDPGSALRGSDAVALLMGQLISSLERPGG; this is translated from the coding sequence ATGCGCCCTCCACGGCTCCGTTGGCTGCTGTTGACGCCGGTGCTTCTGGCTGGACCGGTTGCGTCTGAGCCCAGTGGACCATTGGAGCCGCCGCCCCTGCCGGCGCAGCAGGCGCCCCTGCGGCCCTCCCTGCCACAGCTTCAGGCGCTGCCGCCGCCGAAGCGGTTTGATCAGTCCCTGGATGCGCTGGTGCGCCAGGGCATCGTCACCCCCTCGGAGCGTCGGGCCCTGCGGGGGGGCGGAGGGGAGCTCCGGCCCCTGGATGTGGGGGCCTTTCAACAGGCCTGTCGCAGCGGTGCGCTTTCCGCCCGTGAATGCAGCGGTGGCATTGCCTTGCGCTGGGGTCTGCGGCGTGAGGGTTCGCGGCGTCCTCCCCTGTCGGTTCCGGTGTCGGCCTTGCTGGGCGGCCGCTTTGACCTGGCCAAGGTGTTTCGGGTGACGCCTCGGCCGGCACCAGTGGCGGGTAATGGCAACCGCCGGTTGCTGCTGCCGATCATTGGTTCGGCCTTCAAGTCCAGCGGTTTTGGCTGGCGTTTGCATCCCCTGCTTGGGGGCTGGCGTCTTCATGCCGGAGATGACCTGGCGGCCCCGGAGGGCACCCCGGTGGTGGCGGCGTTGGCCGGTCGGGTGGTGAGCAGTGGCTTGGCCGGTGGCTATGGCCTGGCGGTGGAGGTGGAGCACCAACGGCCGCGCCGCCGCAGCCTTTACGGCCACCTCTCTGAGCTCTATGTCCGCGCCGGTGATCGGGTGCTGCAGGGGGAGGTGCTCGGCCGGGTGGGCAGCACCGGCTTGAGCACAGGGCCCCACCTGCATTTCGAGCTGCGTCAACCGGTTTCCGGTGGCTGGGTGGCCGTTGATCCGGGTGAGTTCGATCCCGGTTCAGCCCTGCGCGGCAGCGATGCGGTGGCCCTGTTGATGGGGCAACTGATCAGCAGCCTGGAGCGACCTGGGGGCTAG
- a CDS encoding biotin--[acetyl-CoA-carboxylase] ligase codes for MAEQPLSAAALARQLRQTPGDYPLPWRIQVRPICASTERELDQWLRRDPMASAARVVLARRQGFGQGQQGRSWSSPAGGIWLSAALPWPCEGDRAASLALAVAVGLALQLEGLGLAPAIKWPNDLLVSGRKLCGFLPRLAWRSGAVRHARIGLGLNGSNAVPMGAISLGQLLGRQQPAAVGARVLRALEWAVAAADQPELVRRQAEQRLWDPGGVEHDGQHWSIAGLSQDGGLQLQNESGSLVLRRRF; via the coding sequence ATGGCTGAGCAGCCTTTAAGCGCCGCGGCTCTGGCGCGGCAGTTGCGCCAAACCCCAGGGGACTATCCGCTGCCTTGGCGGATTCAGGTGCGGCCGATCTGCGCGAGCACGGAACGGGAGCTGGATCAGTGGCTCCGGCGTGATCCCATGGCTTCAGCCGCCCGCGTGGTGCTAGCTCGTCGCCAGGGATTTGGCCAGGGCCAGCAGGGACGCTCTTGGTCTTCTCCCGCCGGTGGGATCTGGTTGAGTGCCGCCTTGCCCTGGCCTTGCGAGGGGGATCGAGCGGCTTCCCTGGCCCTGGCGGTGGCCGTCGGTTTGGCCCTGCAGTTGGAGGGGCTGGGCTTGGCGCCGGCGATCAAATGGCCGAACGATCTGTTGGTCTCGGGCCGCAAGCTCTGTGGATTTTTGCCGCGCCTGGCCTGGCGTTCCGGCGCCGTTCGCCACGCCCGCATTGGTTTGGGCCTCAATGGCTCCAATGCCGTACCGATGGGGGCGATCAGCCTGGGACAACTGCTGGGCAGGCAGCAGCCGGCTGCCGTGGGGGCGCGTGTACTGCGGGCCTTGGAATGGGCCGTGGCCGCGGCGGACCAGCCGGAGCTGGTGCGGCGGCAGGCCGAGCAACGCCTCTGGGACCCCGGTGGCGTTGAGCATGACGGCCAGCATTGGAGCATCGCCGGCCTCAGCCAGGACGGTGGTCTGCAGCTGCAGAACGAGTCCGGCTCGCTGGTGCTCAGGCGCCGTTTCTAG
- a CDS encoding aminotransferase class I/II-fold pyridoxal phosphate-dependent enzyme, whose translation MPSSDPFSISERVRGLGSGVFARNDQRKVAYRARSEAGLAPLLDLSLGSTDLQPPPVAIEAIRQRLGHPDSASYCLHGATAPLREAVAAWAERRFGVAVDPASEVLFLVGSQEGTAHLPLAVLNPGDSALLLDPFYPSHLGGLRLASAQPRFLRLERERGFAPNFDQLSAAEWDALKLMVLGFPHNPTATTGEQGWVDEAAARAVRHGLVFAHDNPYVDLALEGEAPSLLRSPHWRECGIEFFSFSKGWCLGGFRMAFAIGAAPLIQALRQLKGVVDFNQSLALQAGGIAALEQAPDWPEQLKPVYRERRDRMIAALTAAGWPVQRPSMALYLWLALPEQARQRGWTSEQFCGQLLEATGVCLTPGNGFGEGGEGFARLALVHDTAALEAGAQRMGAWLSSL comes from the coding sequence ATGCCCAGCTCTGATCCGTTCTCGATTTCCGAACGGGTTCGTGGGCTAGGTAGCGGCGTTTTTGCCCGCAATGACCAACGCAAGGTGGCCTATCGGGCCCGGTCAGAGGCCGGGCTGGCCCCCCTACTTGACCTGTCCTTGGGGTCAACCGATCTCCAACCACCGCCGGTGGCGATCGAGGCCATCCGCCAACGCCTCGGCCATCCCGATAGCGCTTCCTACTGCCTACACGGCGCGACGGCCCCGCTCCGTGAAGCCGTCGCGGCCTGGGCCGAGCGGCGCTTTGGGGTGGCGGTGGACCCCGCCAGCGAGGTCCTGTTCCTGGTGGGATCCCAGGAAGGCACCGCCCACCTGCCCTTGGCGGTGCTCAATCCCGGCGATTCCGCGCTCCTGCTGGATCCCTTCTATCCCTCCCACCTGGGGGGGCTTCGCTTGGCATCCGCGCAGCCGCGCTTCCTGCGTCTGGAGCGGGAGCGGGGCTTTGCCCCCAACTTTGATCAGCTGAGCGCTGCGGAGTGGGATGCGCTCAAGTTGATGGTCCTGGGCTTTCCCCACAACCCAACGGCCACCACGGGAGAGCAGGGCTGGGTGGATGAAGCGGCCGCGCGGGCCGTTCGCCATGGCCTGGTCTTCGCCCACGACAACCCCTATGTCGATTTGGCCCTCGAGGGGGAGGCTCCGTCTCTGCTGCGCTCCCCCCATTGGCGCGAGTGCGGCATTGAGTTTTTCTCCTTCTCCAAAGGTTGGTGTCTGGGTGGATTCCGGATGGCCTTTGCGATTGGTGCTGCCCCCTTGATCCAGGCCCTGCGCCAGCTCAAGGGGGTGGTGGATTTCAACCAGTCCTTAGCGCTGCAGGCGGGGGGGATTGCGGCCCTCGAGCAGGCGCCCGATTGGCCCGAGCAGCTCAAACCGGTGTACCGGGAGCGTCGCGACCGCATGATCGCGGCGTTGACGGCGGCCGGTTGGCCCGTGCAGCGCCCGTCGATGGCGCTCTACCTCTGGCTCGCTTTGCCTGAGCAGGCCCGCCAGCGCGGTTGGACCTCCGAGCAGTTCTGCGGCCAGTTGCTGGAGGCGACAGGCGTCTGCCTGACCCCCGGGAACGGCTTCGGCGAGGGGGGCGAGGGGTTTGCGCGCTTGGCCTTGGTCCATGACACAGCGGCACTGGAGGCCGGCGCCCAGCGCATGGGGGCATGGCTGAGCAGCCTTTAA
- a CDS encoding co-chaperone YbbN, which yields MTAAVSVLQLTDANFQAEVLECSTPVLVDVWATWCGPCRLMAPMMDWAAQEYAGRLTVGKLEADPNPASRDLMQVQGLPALVLFKDGQEIARHEGAMAKPQLQAFLDAQL from the coding sequence ATGACAGCCGCCGTGTCCGTTCTTCAGCTCACCGATGCCAACTTCCAGGCCGAGGTGCTGGAGTGCTCGACCCCAGTGCTCGTCGACGTTTGGGCCACTTGGTGCGGCCCCTGCCGTCTGATGGCGCCGATGATGGATTGGGCGGCCCAGGAGTACGCCGGTCGTCTGACCGTGGGCAAGTTGGAGGCTGACCCCAACCCAGCGAGCCGCGATTTGATGCAGGTGCAGGGCCTGCCCGCTCTGGTGCTGTTTAAGGACGGCCAAGAGATCGCCCGTCACGAGGGCGCCATGGCGAAGCCCCAGCTCCAGGCTTTCTTGGATGCCCAGCTCTGA
- a CDS encoding PspA/IM30 family protein — protein sequence MGFFDRLGRLVRANANAALSAAEDPVKILDQSVADMQADLVKLRQAVATAIASQKRIQNQADQADAQAKTWYERAELALKKGEEDLAREALGRRKTCQDTATALQGQLQSQCGQVDQLKKSLVQLESKIAEAKTKKDMLKARAQAAKAQEQLQSAVGSLGTNSAMAAFEKMEEKVQALEARSQAAAELAGADLESQFAALEGAPEVDSELEALKGKLSGSSEAPSLPAGAEGVQPVKVSEVDTELEELRRSIDKL from the coding sequence ATGGGCTTTTTTGATCGCCTCGGCCGGTTGGTTCGTGCCAACGCCAACGCAGCCCTGAGTGCGGCTGAAGATCCCGTCAAGATCCTCGACCAGTCGGTTGCGGACATGCAGGCCGATCTGGTGAAACTGCGCCAGGCCGTCGCCACGGCGATCGCCAGCCAGAAGCGGATTCAGAACCAGGCCGATCAGGCCGATGCCCAGGCCAAAACCTGGTACGAGCGTGCCGAGTTGGCCCTCAAAAAAGGCGAAGAGGACCTGGCCCGTGAGGCCCTGGGGCGCCGTAAGACCTGTCAGGACACCGCCACCGCACTGCAGGGCCAGCTGCAGAGCCAGTGCGGCCAGGTGGATCAGCTGAAGAAGAGCTTGGTGCAGCTCGAAAGCAAGATCGCCGAAGCCAAGACCAAAAAAGACATGCTCAAGGCGCGGGCCCAGGCGGCCAAAGCCCAGGAGCAGCTGCAGAGCGCAGTGGGCAGCCTCGGGACAAATTCCGCCATGGCTGCCTTCGAGAAGATGGAGGAGAAGGTCCAAGCCCTGGAGGCCCGCAGTCAGGCCGCCGCTGAACTGGCCGGCGCAGATCTGGAAAGCCAGTTCGCCGCCCTGGAGGGCGCACCTGAGGTTGATTCCGAGCTGGAGGCCCTGAAGGGCAAGCTCTCGGGTTCTTCCGAGGCCCCGTCCCTGCCCGCCGGTGCTGAGGGGGTGCAGCCGGTCAAGGTGAGCGAGGTTGATACGGAGCTTGAAGAGCTCAGGCGTTCCATCGACAAGCTCTGA
- a CDS encoding DUF721 domain-containing protein, whose protein sequence is MGIAPRNQTRRQGDVNLLVPPPRPPIQGLGDSLSSLQKEWKDEGSLAGLWQAWPRIAGPQLAPHCRPLRLQGGRLVVGAQHPQWLQALRFNKHQLLGALRGAGFAVKDLQFQQHQSTPLPPAGSGLEEEIWAQHPSRVDVFGMGSCPTCKRPSPVGELQRWGHCSFCQRDTMDQGVAMGTPSETDQ, encoded by the coding sequence ATGGGCATCGCCCCCCGCAACCAAACGCGACGCCAAGGGGACGTGAACCTCTTGGTGCCGCCGCCCAGGCCACCGATTCAAGGGCTGGGGGACTCCCTGAGCAGCCTGCAGAAGGAGTGGAAGGACGAGGGAAGCTTGGCGGGGCTCTGGCAGGCATGGCCGCGGATCGCCGGCCCCCAGCTCGCACCCCACTGCCGGCCGCTGCGCCTGCAGGGCGGACGACTTGTGGTGGGAGCCCAGCACCCCCAATGGCTCCAGGCCCTTCGCTTTAACAAGCACCAACTGCTCGGCGCCTTGCGAGGCGCTGGATTTGCGGTCAAGGACCTGCAGTTCCAGCAGCACCAAAGCACGCCCTTGCCCCCAGCGGGCAGTGGCCTTGAGGAGGAGATTTGGGCGCAGCATCCCAGCCGTGTGGACGTCTTTGGCATGGGGTCCTGTCCCACCTGCAAACGCCCTTCACCGGTCGGGGAACTCCAGCGCTGGGGGCACTGCAGCTTCTGCCAACGGGACACGATGGACCAAGGGGTCGCCATGGGCACCCCCAGCGAGACCGATCAGTAG
- a CDS encoding glycosyltransferase family 39 protein, producing the protein MRNRKPWLVLLLVAVAGLLLFVWRLGMTGLVDETPPLFAASAKAMAETGDWLTPRVNGLPRYDKPPLVYWLMGLGYALPAQDLWNPFGTWASRLPSALSSIGLMLLMALTLLRRPQGQPDGAQQAVTAMTAALAFALSPLVLLWSRISVSDALFSGLLSAALLLFWWRYAGLCRWWVPWLVLGLAVLAKGPVAVVLAGLTALLFALLQRDLPGLWALWRPWRGLALTAALALPWYVLELLVEGQPYWDSFFGYHNLQRFTGVVNNHLQPWWFFFPVLVVASLPFTPLLLAGLVGALRPQPAPPEQSLQRFAACWLLAVFVFFTAAATKLPSYWIPATPAAGLLIALAAQNLRPGWRSAVLRGSTLALVGVLTAGLAAGNLWVPLINEPEMPTLSAALLASGALTRASLCFGAGGVAALLLWWGPPSARRGWLLVQQLGMGAFVVTALVPMVELGDRLRQLPIRRMASLALEQQRPQEPLAMVGILKPSLHYYTQQVVVYEGVQPNGPLNLNDRLAKEQRRGQQPSQASPGASVLVVIDGNTATLPHWRGVPHQRLGTIGLYELWRVPRPALNKWSKDLAERAGLAPDWQEPRPERY; encoded by the coding sequence GTGCGCAACCGCAAGCCCTGGTTGGTGCTGTTGCTGGTGGCGGTTGCCGGTCTGCTGCTGTTTGTTTGGCGGCTCGGCATGACGGGCCTGGTGGATGAGACCCCCCCGCTGTTTGCTGCGTCCGCCAAGGCCATGGCGGAGACCGGTGATTGGCTGACGCCGCGGGTCAACGGTTTACCGCGCTACGACAAGCCGCCCCTGGTCTATTGGCTGATGGGGTTGGGCTATGCCCTGCCCGCTCAGGACCTCTGGAATCCCTTCGGCACCTGGGCCTCGCGGCTCCCATCAGCACTCAGTTCCATCGGTTTGATGCTGCTGATGGCCCTCACCCTGCTGCGCCGCCCCCAGGGCCAGCCTGATGGGGCCCAGCAGGCCGTCACGGCCATGACGGCGGCCTTGGCCTTTGCCCTCTCGCCACTGGTCCTGCTCTGGAGCCGCATTTCGGTCAGTGATGCGCTCTTCAGTGGCTTGTTGTCGGCGGCACTGCTGCTGTTTTGGTGGCGCTACGCCGGCCTCTGCCGTTGGTGGGTTCCCTGGTTGGTGCTGGGTCTGGCCGTGCTGGCCAAGGGGCCCGTGGCGGTGGTCCTGGCTGGGCTGACTGCGCTGCTGTTTGCCCTGCTGCAGCGTGATCTCCCGGGTTTATGGGCCCTTTGGAGACCCTGGCGTGGCCTGGCCCTGACGGCGGCGTTGGCCTTGCCCTGGTACGTCCTTGAGCTGTTGGTGGAAGGGCAGCCCTACTGGGACAGCTTTTTCGGTTACCACAACCTTCAGCGCTTCACCGGCGTGGTCAACAACCACCTCCAGCCCTGGTGGTTTTTCTTCCCCGTTCTGGTGGTGGCATCGCTGCCCTTCACCCCCTTGCTGCTGGCTGGTCTGGTGGGGGCCCTTCGTCCCCAACCGGCCCCCCCCGAGCAGTCCCTGCAGCGCTTTGCGGCCTGCTGGCTGCTGGCGGTCTTTGTCTTTTTCACCGCAGCGGCCACCAAGCTCCCCAGCTACTGGATCCCCGCGACACCAGCCGCAGGGCTTTTGATTGCCTTGGCTGCGCAAAACCTGCGGCCGGGATGGCGCTCCGCGGTCCTAAGGGGGAGCACCTTGGCCCTGGTGGGGGTTCTGACGGCCGGTCTCGCCGCCGGGAACCTCTGGGTTCCCTTGATTAATGAGCCGGAGATGCCGACCTTGTCCGCGGCCCTGCTGGCCAGTGGAGCGCTGACGCGCGCCTCGCTCTGCTTTGGCGCGGGTGGGGTGGCGGCACTGCTGCTCTGGTGGGGCCCCCCCAGTGCCCGCCGGGGCTGGCTGCTGGTTCAGCAATTGGGCATGGGGGCATTTGTCGTGACAGCCCTGGTGCCCATGGTCGAGTTGGGGGACCGCCTACGTCAGCTCCCAATTCGCCGTATGGCCTCCCTGGCGCTGGAGCAGCAGCGTCCGCAGGAGCCCCTGGCGATGGTGGGCATCCTCAAGCCGTCGCTGCACTACTACACCCAACAGGTGGTGGTCTACGAGGGGGTGCAGCCCAATGGCCCGCTGAACCTCAATGACCGTTTGGCCAAGGAACAGCGCCGCGGCCAGCAACCGTCTCAGGCGTCTCCAGGGGCCAGCGTTCTGGTGGTGATCGACGGCAATACCGCGACCTTGCCTCACTGGCGTGGGGTGCCGCACCAGCGCCTGGGAACGATCGGTCTCTACGAGCTTTGGCGAGTTCCCCGTCCAGCCCTGAACAAGTGGTCTAAGGACCTGGCGGAACGGGCGGGTTTGGCTCCGGATTGGCAGGAGCCCCGCCCAGAGCGCTACTGA
- a CDS encoding glycosyltransferase family 4 protein, producing the protein MSARSLSILVVAPALGALGSGKAGGVELTLTSLVSGLLERGHQLTVVAAEGSRLPPSCDGAALLAEAGAPQESCQHAPRASDVLMPAEGLLPRLWQRALREPCDLVLNLGYDWLPFWLTPLVEVPIFHLVSMGSVNQAMDAAIAEVARWDQRRLAFHTATQAADFALPQPPVVVGNGFDLSAYGLCLEPEPLLGWVGRVAPEKGLEDAAAAAAQLGQRLAVWGLVEDPAYAQRVEASVPSGTLDWRGFLPTAALQAQLGRCRALLNTPKWNEAYGNVVVEAMACGVPVVAYRRGGPGELIQPGLNGWLVEPDQPRALAEALERVDQIDRRQCRHWVERQASRAVLAERLEQWLEAGLMGKGR; encoded by the coding sequence ATGAGCGCGCGCTCTCTTTCGATCCTGGTGGTGGCTCCTGCCCTGGGCGCGCTGGGCAGCGGCAAGGCGGGGGGCGTGGAGCTCACCTTGACCAGCCTGGTGAGTGGGCTGCTCGAGCGGGGCCATCAACTGACGGTCGTGGCGGCCGAGGGCTCCCGCTTGCCCCCGAGCTGCGATGGGGCCGCCCTACTGGCTGAAGCAGGAGCGCCCCAGGAGAGTTGCCAGCACGCCCCAAGGGCTTCGGATGTGCTGATGCCAGCTGAGGGACTGCTGCCGCGGCTTTGGCAAAGGGCCCTGCGGGAGCCCTGCGATCTGGTGTTGAACCTGGGCTACGACTGGCTCCCCTTTTGGCTGACCCCTCTGGTTGAGGTGCCGATCTTTCACCTGGTGAGCATGGGCTCGGTGAACCAAGCCATGGATGCGGCCATCGCCGAAGTGGCCCGCTGGGATCAACGCCGGCTGGCCTTCCACACCGCCACCCAGGCCGCTGATTTCGCCCTGCCGCAGCCCCCCGTTGTGGTCGGCAATGGCTTTGATCTCTCCGCCTATGGCCTCTGCCTAGAACCCGAGCCCCTGTTGGGCTGGGTCGGCCGGGTGGCGCCTGAAAAAGGCTTGGAGGATGCGGCAGCCGCCGCGGCTCAGCTGGGGCAGCGCCTGGCCGTCTGGGGCCTGGTGGAGGACCCCGCTTACGCCCAGCGGGTTGAAGCCTCTGTTCCCTCGGGCACCCTGGATTGGCGGGGGTTTCTGCCCACGGCTGCCCTTCAGGCGCAATTGGGCCGCTGCCGGGCCTTGCTGAACACCCCGAAGTGGAATGAGGCCTACGGCAATGTTGTGGTCGAGGCCATGGCCTGCGGTGTGCCCGTGGTGGCCTACCGCAGGGGCGGACCTGGTGAATTGATTCAGCCCGGCCTCAATGGTTGGTTGGTGGAACCCGACCAGCCCCGCGCCTTGGCAGAGGCGCTGGAGAGGGTCGATCAGATCGATCGCCGTCAGTGCCGGCACTGGGTGGAGCGCCAGGCCTCCAGGGCCGTTCTGGCAGAACGGCTGGAGCAGTGGTTGGAAGCCGGTCTGATGGGGAAAGGGCGATAG